One window of the Archangium primigenium genome contains the following:
- the glnII gene encoding glutamine synthetase GlnII codes for MRKVMAEYIWIDGQKPTAKLRSKMKVVETAEIKSLADLPDWGFDGSSTYQAEGKKSDLLLRPVRYIPNPLRPGTPDVLVMCEVLMPDGTPHPSNKRAPLRAVAEKYASHETWFGLEQEYTLFEGNRPLGWPDKGFPAPQGGYYCGVGSDEVFGRELVEAHAEACMLAGLHINGTNAEVMPAQWEFQIGPVPALEMGDELWLARWLLYRMGEDYGISATLHPKPVKGDWNGTGCHTNVSTKAMREPGGLKVIEAACEKLRARHEEHIAVYGAHNVERLTGQHETAPINVFRYGNSDRGSSIRIPMGTVNDGKGYFEDRRPAANCDPYEVCRIMLETICS; via the coding sequence ATGCGCAAGGTGATGGCGGAGTACATCTGGATCGACGGGCAGAAGCCGACGGCGAAGCTTCGCTCCAAGATGAAGGTGGTGGAGACGGCGGAGATCAAGAGCCTGGCGGACCTGCCGGATTGGGGCTTCGACGGCTCGAGCACCTACCAGGCCGAGGGCAAGAAGAGCGACTTGCTCCTGCGCCCGGTGCGCTACATCCCCAACCCCCTGCGCCCGGGCACGCCGGACGTGCTCGTGATGTGCGAGGTGTTGATGCCGGACGGCACGCCGCACCCGAGCAACAAGCGCGCCCCCTTGCGCGCCGTGGCGGAGAAGTACGCCTCGCACGAGACGTGGTTCGGCCTGGAGCAGGAGTACACGCTCTTCGAGGGCAACCGTCCCCTGGGCTGGCCGGACAAGGGTTTCCCCGCGCCGCAGGGCGGCTACTACTGTGGTGTGGGCAGCGACGAGGTCTTCGGCCGCGAACTGGTCGAGGCGCACGCCGAGGCGTGTATGCTCGCGGGCCTGCACATCAACGGCACCAACGCCGAGGTGATGCCCGCGCAGTGGGAGTTCCAGATTGGCCCGGTGCCGGCGCTGGAGATGGGCGACGAGCTGTGGCTGGCGCGCTGGCTGCTCTACCGGATGGGCGAGGACTACGGCATCAGCGCCACGCTGCACCCCAAGCCGGTCAAGGGTGACTGGAACGGCACGGGCTGCCACACCAACGTGAGCACCAAGGCCATGCGCGAGCCGGGCGGCCTGAAGGTCATCGAGGCGGCGTGCGAGAAGCTGCGCGCGCGGCACGAGGAGCACATCGCCGTCTACGGCGCGCACAACGTGGAGCGCCTGACGGGCCAGCACGAGACGGCGCCCATCAACGTCTTCCGCTATGGCAACAGCGATCGCGGCTCGTCCATCCGCATCCCCATGGGGACGGTGAACGACGGCAAGGGCTACTTCGAGGACCGTCGCCCGGCCGCCAACTGCGACCCGTACGAGGTCTGCCGCATCATGCTCGAGACGATCTGCAGCTGA
- the def gene encoding peptide deformylase, translated as MARDIVIWPHKVLTTPTQPVTDFGENLTTLLDEMFEALKKAEGIGIAANQVGVPLRCSWVGREDGTFFEIINPQILERSGDVTLEEGCLSVPDQFAPTPRFHKVKVKYQDRTGAWHEVEAEGKLAHVFQHEIGHLDGQVFVELLAPLKRSLIREKMLKLQKTLGRRKKSGE; from the coding sequence ATGGCTCGGGACATCGTCATCTGGCCCCACAAGGTCCTCACCACACCGACCCAACCGGTGACGGACTTCGGGGAGAACCTCACCACGCTGCTGGACGAGATGTTCGAGGCGCTCAAGAAGGCCGAGGGCATTGGCATCGCGGCCAACCAGGTGGGCGTGCCCCTGCGCTGCTCGTGGGTGGGGCGCGAGGACGGCACCTTCTTCGAGATCATCAACCCCCAGATTCTCGAGCGCTCGGGCGACGTGACGCTGGAGGAGGGGTGCCTCTCGGTGCCGGACCAGTTCGCCCCCACGCCGCGCTTTCACAAGGTGAAGGTGAAGTACCAGGACCGCACCGGCGCCTGGCACGAGGTGGAGGCCGAGGGCAAGCTCGCCCACGTCTTCCAGCACGAGATCGGCCACCTGGACGGCCAGGTCTTCGTGGAGCTCTTGGCCCCGCTCAAGCGCAGCCTCATCCGCGAGAAGATGCTCAAGCTGCAGAAGACGCTCGGGCGCCGCAAGAAGTCCGGGGAGTGA
- a CDS encoding TIGR02265 family protein: MMMTGDAVAVEEPEGRDSLEALSRRLALSIPGDTVRGAFFLGTLERVREGVGAAGVRRCLAAADEPRFMEFFHYPLSAFLRVNEAAVAELAPELGGWSHAQRVLGRRAAVDLLSSAAGRALLLLSRGETRRLMGNLPSVYRVAVNHGERLVQWEGAGRGRVLMRRDFMPCAFHEGLLGGLLEATHARGVSVRGLRLDVLDSEYGVAWE; the protein is encoded by the coding sequence ATGATGATGACGGGTGATGCGGTGGCGGTGGAGGAGCCGGAGGGGCGGGACTCGCTCGAGGCCTTGTCGCGGCGGCTGGCGCTGTCCATTCCGGGGGACACGGTGCGCGGCGCCTTCTTCCTGGGGACGCTGGAGCGGGTGCGCGAGGGGGTGGGGGCCGCGGGGGTGCGGCGCTGCCTGGCGGCGGCGGACGAGCCGCGCTTCATGGAGTTCTTCCACTATCCCTTGAGCGCCTTCCTGCGGGTGAACGAGGCGGCGGTGGCGGAATTGGCGCCGGAGCTCGGGGGCTGGAGCCACGCGCAGCGGGTGCTGGGGCGGCGCGCGGCGGTGGACCTGCTGTCGAGCGCGGCGGGCCGGGCGCTGCTGCTCCTGTCGCGGGGCGAGACGCGGCGGCTCATGGGCAACCTGCCCTCGGTGTACCGGGTGGCGGTGAACCACGGCGAGCGCCTGGTGCAGTGGGAGGGGGCGGGCCGGGGCCGGGTCCTCATGCGGCGCGACTTCATGCCGTGCGCGTTCCACGAGGGACTGCTCGGGGGCCTCCTGGAGGCCACCCATGCCCGGGGCGTGTCGGTGCGGGGCCTGCGCCTGGACGTGCTGGACAGCGAGTACGGGGTGGCGTGGGAGTAG
- a CDS encoding MASE1 domain-containing protein, which yields MPESKHILQRWPPLQAGGLFLLLYGVSAWLGMRLTPPGEHFSAIWPPSGVLLTALLLARGRHWPALLAAALVLEPLASAPGHWPTPGTLLLSADNALEALVGAFLLRRSVGLRPSLRRMRDVLGLLGLTVLLCPIISATPGATILALYGKVAWVDWWRQWRVFWVGDAMGVLLVAPLLLSWGAEDTVRWPRRRVVELGVLLLALVLTVNGAFQWAPATPSPHHPLPYAAFPFILWAALRFEARGTTLALLALAAVSVAHTLQGHGPFALAASDTLEATSAAATTASLLFLQSFLAAVGGSGLLLAAAVSEQGRAREKSERLNAELSQSLRELAATQRELVRRERMAAVGELSASVAHEVRNPLAVIANSVAALIRLSRPEANSTAWELLGVMGEEVERLDLLVNGLLDFARPLSPRLLFQPLGPVVEGALDSALRSENRPGPFLVTRALDPEVPEAPLDAQLLHRALNNLFLNALQAMPQGGTLQVGLGHAESPEGPPQAVITITDTGTGISPEVMRRLFEPFFTTKALGTGLGLAIVRGIIEAHHGQVAVKSTPGEGTTFTIRLPLTAEVPRELPRESPRDAPRA from the coding sequence GTGCCCGAGTCCAAGCACATCCTCCAGCGTTGGCCCCCGCTCCAGGCGGGGGGACTGTTCCTCCTGCTGTATGGCGTCAGCGCCTGGCTGGGCATGCGGCTGACGCCTCCGGGCGAGCACTTCTCCGCCATCTGGCCGCCCTCGGGTGTGCTGCTCACCGCGCTGCTGCTCGCGCGCGGGCGGCACTGGCCCGCGCTGCTCGCCGCGGCGCTCGTCCTGGAGCCCCTGGCGAGCGCCCCCGGCCACTGGCCCACCCCCGGCACGCTGCTGCTGTCGGCGGACAACGCGCTGGAGGCGCTCGTGGGCGCCTTCCTGTTGCGCCGCTCCGTGGGCCTGCGCCCCTCCTTGCGGCGCATGCGCGACGTGCTCGGGCTGCTCGGCCTCACCGTGCTGCTCTGCCCCATCATCAGCGCCACCCCGGGCGCCACCATCCTCGCCCTGTACGGCAAGGTGGCGTGGGTGGACTGGTGGCGGCAGTGGCGCGTGTTCTGGGTGGGCGATGCCATGGGCGTGCTGCTCGTGGCGCCGCTCCTCTTGTCCTGGGGCGCCGAGGACACCGTGCGCTGGCCGCGCCGACGCGTCGTGGAGCTGGGCGTGCTCCTGCTCGCGCTCGTGCTCACCGTGAACGGGGCCTTCCAGTGGGCCCCGGCCACCCCCAGCCCCCACCACCCCCTGCCCTACGCCGCCTTCCCCTTCATCCTCTGGGCGGCGCTGCGCTTCGAGGCCCGGGGCACCACGCTCGCCCTGCTCGCGCTCGCCGCCGTGTCGGTGGCCCACACGCTCCAGGGCCATGGCCCCTTCGCGCTCGCCGCGAGCGACACCCTGGAGGCCACCTCCGCGGCCGCCACCACCGCGAGCCTGCTCTTCCTCCAGTCCTTCCTCGCGGCGGTGGGCGGCTCGGGGCTGCTCCTGGCCGCGGCCGTGAGCGAGCAGGGGCGCGCGCGCGAGAAGAGCGAGCGGCTCAACGCCGAGCTGAGCCAGTCCCTGCGCGAGCTGGCGGCCACCCAGCGCGAGCTCGTGCGGCGCGAGCGCATGGCCGCCGTGGGCGAGCTGTCCGCCAGCGTGGCCCACGAGGTGCGCAACCCCCTCGCCGTCATCGCCAACTCCGTGGCCGCCCTCATCCGCCTGTCCCGCCCCGAGGCCAACAGCACCGCCTGGGAGCTGCTCGGCGTCATGGGCGAGGAGGTGGAGCGCCTGGACCTGCTCGTCAACGGGTTGCTGGACTTCGCCCGGCCCCTGTCCCCGCGGCTGCTGTTCCAGCCGCTCGGGCCCGTGGTGGAGGGCGCCCTGGACTCCGCGCTGCGCTCGGAGAACCGGCCCGGGCCCTTCCTGGTGACGCGCGCGTTGGATCCCGAGGTGCCCGAGGCCCCGCTCGACGCCCAGCTCCTGCACCGCGCCCTCAACAACCTCTTCCTCAACGCGCTGCAGGCCATGCCCCAGGGCGGCACGCTCCAGGTGGGGCTCGGCCACGCGGAGTCCCCCGAGGGCCCTCCCCAGGCCGTCATCACCATCACCGACACGGGCACCGGCATCTCCCCCGAGGTGATGCGGCGCCTGTTCGAGCCCTTCTTCACCACCAAGGCGCTGGGCACCGGCCTCGGGCTCGCCATCGTGCGCGGCATCATCGAGGCCCACCACGGTCAGGTGGCGGTGAAGAGCACCCCGGGCGAGGGCACCACCTTCACCATCCGCCTGCCCTTGACCGCCGAGGTCCCGCGCGAGCTTCCGCGCGAGTCCCCCCGGGACGCGCCCCGCGCCTGA
- a CDS encoding SPFH domain-containing protein: MSSGPLIVLCVCLGVLSGIVLWRGPRRAREGEALVIERGGAPWRVGLGLGWVCPLLERAWVLDLSVRKLLVERRGPRGLSCRDGTRVDVRATFLVKVARREADILRVAREVGGARANDAEALQGLLEARLGEALAEAVGSFGFEELLADRGLFVDHVRMVVGEELMGFQVERLSLGRLEQTPLDQLDPTNERDAPGIQQLTERSRRLALETAGAPGAPESDEEPPANQD; this comes from the coding sequence GTGTCGAGTGGTCCGCTGATCGTCCTGTGCGTGTGCCTCGGGGTGCTGAGCGGAATCGTGCTCTGGCGAGGGCCCCGGCGGGCGCGTGAGGGCGAGGCGCTGGTCATCGAGCGCGGCGGAGCGCCCTGGCGGGTGGGCCTGGGGCTGGGCTGGGTGTGTCCCCTGCTGGAGCGGGCGTGGGTGTTGGACCTGTCGGTGCGCAAGCTGCTCGTGGAGCGCCGGGGCCCGCGGGGGCTGTCGTGCCGGGACGGCACCCGGGTGGACGTGCGGGCCACGTTCCTGGTGAAGGTGGCGCGGCGCGAGGCGGACATCCTGCGGGTGGCGCGCGAGGTGGGTGGGGCGCGCGCCAACGACGCGGAGGCGCTCCAGGGCCTCTTGGAGGCGCGCCTGGGCGAGGCGCTCGCCGAGGCGGTGGGCTCGTTCGGCTTCGAGGAGCTCCTGGCCGATCGCGGCCTCTTCGTGGACCACGTGCGCATGGTGGTGGGGGAGGAGCTCATGGGCTTCCAGGTGGAGCGGCTGTCGCTCGGGCGCCTGGAGCAGACGCCCCTGGACCAGTTGGATCCCACCAACGAGCGCGACGCGCCGGGCATCCAGCAGCTCACCGAGCGCTCACGCCGGCTGGCGCTGGAGACGGCCGGAGCGCCGGGCGCGCCGGAGTCGGACGAGGAGCCCCCGGCGAACCAGGACTGA
- a CDS encoding cell wall protein yields the protein MSIEKPLRELVQAELKSRLSPMHKAITRMDERLDIVPELVDIIYRLAPLATRMQSLQLALPGLSLPISGRGSLPGRGSSKPAAQGKPAAAQGKPAAQARPVAQTKPAAGRGKTAPRAAPAPREASASTAVPAPRGRPSGQAVVARAVEGNRLCAVIGCKRPSRSKGYCSAHYQKLRLLVKSERRPTNWVDDASPQSVADVVLPRGRAASKAREETPAPTPVRPEPPKPKAWVRKKGAKERVSLH from the coding sequence ATGTCGATCGAGAAACCGTTGCGAGAGCTGGTCCAGGCGGAGCTCAAGTCGCGCCTGTCGCCCATGCACAAGGCCATCACGCGGATGGACGAGCGGCTGGACATCGTTCCGGAGCTCGTGGACATCATCTACCGCCTGGCGCCCCTGGCCACGCGCATGCAGTCGCTGCAGCTCGCGCTGCCCGGCCTCTCGTTGCCCATCTCCGGACGGGGCTCGCTGCCCGGCCGGGGCTCCAGCAAGCCCGCCGCTCAGGGCAAGCCCGCCGCCGCGCAAGGCAAGCCCGCCGCTCAGGCCAGGCCCGTCGCTCAAACCAAGCCCGCCGCCGGACGGGGCAAGACGGCGCCGCGCGCGGCCCCGGCGCCCCGCGAGGCCTCGGCGAGCACGGCGGTGCCCGCGCCCCGGGGTCGTCCCTCGGGCCAGGCCGTCGTGGCGCGCGCGGTGGAGGGCAACCGCCTGTGCGCCGTCATCGGCTGCAAGCGGCCCTCGCGCTCCAAGGGCTACTGCTCGGCGCACTACCAGAAGCTGCGCCTCCTGGTGAAGAGCGAGCGCCGGCCGACCAACTGGGTGGACGACGCGTCGCCGCAGTCGGTGGCGGACGTGGTGCTGCCGCGGGGCCGCGCGGCCTCCAAGGCCCGCGAGGAGACGCCCGCTCCCACGCCTGTCCGCCCCGAGCCGCCCAAGCCCAAGGCCTGGGTGCGCAAGAAGGGCGCCAAGGAGCGGGTTTCCCTGCACTGA
- a CDS encoding sigma 54-interacting transcriptional regulator, translating to MTASSDSAPTPPTPSERKPLYVQVVTQPHLPGCCAVNISETGIGLIATPSGRAQGPREGEDLEMAFTLPDSRTRIHVRGTVRWRHDPAERDEAGVTALGVSFHAFEGSDGVALKRYLLDHQLYVAVVFAEEAELKSLRTALDNHVRLRFVQAPEDVDTLLGRGDVSALLICGRDEARAVALVERLAMRRAEADPSGAGPASDLSPRIVYCAPAMPSRLVELFNQGKIFRALSPPLDPVALRQAVLQASRELGLRTEQRRAALELERNLLRERAREAPRPTTAVDVGEEPGFRSAAMRRVLELVRVAAPHRVAVLLQGETGTGKEVLARVIHRLSGRSSQPLVVQDCGTLTETLLESELFGHVKGAFTGAVADHPGLFVLADGGTIFLDEIENTTPALQSKLLRVLESGDVRPVGGTQVRRVDVRIIAASNRDLAEEVQSGRFRSDLFYRLNSFIVDLPPLRERPEDVLDLARYFLDHFNRTLRRTAAGLADDAAQALLWAKWPGNVRELRNCMERAVLLSGEDGWVRACHLPPALAGNAETMRRQQVRVSGAGSLRERLEQMEKEIIRDALEQHGGVVRRAAAALEMDPVTLGRRVRRHGLLAKDS from the coding sequence ATGACGGCCTCCAGCGACTCCGCCCCCACGCCCCCGACCCCCAGCGAGCGCAAACCCCTCTACGTGCAGGTGGTCACCCAGCCGCACCTGCCGGGGTGCTGCGCGGTGAACATCAGCGAGACGGGCATCGGGCTCATCGCCACGCCGAGCGGGCGCGCCCAGGGGCCGCGCGAGGGGGAGGATCTGGAGATGGCCTTCACCCTGCCGGACTCGCGCACGCGCATCCACGTGCGGGGCACGGTGCGCTGGCGGCATGACCCCGCCGAGCGCGACGAGGCGGGGGTGACGGCGCTGGGGGTGAGCTTCCACGCCTTCGAGGGCTCGGATGGGGTGGCGCTCAAGCGCTACCTGCTGGACCACCAGTTGTACGTGGCGGTGGTGTTCGCCGAGGAGGCGGAGCTCAAGTCGCTGCGCACGGCGCTGGACAACCACGTGCGGCTGCGCTTCGTGCAGGCCCCCGAGGACGTGGACACGCTCTTGGGCCGGGGCGACGTGAGCGCGCTGCTCATCTGCGGCCGGGACGAGGCGCGCGCGGTGGCCCTGGTGGAGCGGCTGGCCATGCGGCGCGCCGAGGCGGACCCCTCGGGCGCCGGGCCCGCGAGCGACCTGTCCCCGCGCATCGTCTACTGCGCGCCGGCCATGCCCTCCCGGCTGGTGGAGCTGTTCAACCAGGGGAAGATCTTCCGCGCCCTCTCGCCGCCGTTGGATCCGGTGGCGCTGCGCCAGGCGGTGCTCCAGGCCAGCCGCGAGCTGGGCCTGCGCACCGAGCAGCGGCGGGCGGCGCTGGAGCTCGAGCGCAACCTCTTGCGCGAGCGGGCGCGCGAGGCCCCCCGGCCCACCACCGCGGTGGACGTGGGCGAGGAGCCGGGCTTTCGCAGCGCCGCCATGCGCCGGGTGCTGGAGCTGGTGCGCGTGGCCGCGCCCCACCGGGTGGCGGTGCTGCTCCAGGGTGAGACGGGCACGGGCAAGGAGGTGCTCGCGCGCGTCATCCACCGGCTGAGCGGCCGCAGCAGCCAGCCCCTGGTGGTGCAGGACTGCGGCACCCTCACCGAGACGCTCCTGGAGAGCGAGCTGTTCGGCCACGTGAAGGGCGCCTTCACCGGCGCGGTGGCGGATCACCCGGGCCTGTTCGTGCTCGCCGACGGCGGCACCATCTTCCTGGACGAGATCGAGAACACCACGCCAGCGCTCCAGTCCAAGCTCTTGCGCGTGTTGGAGAGCGGGGACGTGCGCCCGGTGGGCGGCACCCAGGTGCGGCGCGTGGACGTGCGCATCATCGCCGCGAGCAACCGCGACCTGGCCGAGGAGGTGCAGTCGGGGCGCTTTCGCAGCGACCTGTTCTACCGGCTCAACAGCTTCATCGTGGACCTGCCTCCCTTGCGCGAGCGGCCCGAGGACGTGCTGGACCTGGCGCGCTACTTCCTCGACCACTTCAACCGCACGCTGCGGCGCACCGCGGCGGGCCTGGCCGATGACGCCGCCCAGGCGCTCTTGTGGGCCAAGTGGCCGGGCAACGTGCGCGAGCTGCGCAACTGCATGGAGCGCGCCGTGCTCCTGTCCGGCGAGGACGGGTGGGTGCGCGCCTGCCACCTGCCCCCCGCGCTCGCCGGCAACGCCGAGACCATGCGCCGGCAACAGGTGCGCGTGAGCGGCGCGGGCTCCTTGCGCGAGCGCCTGGAGCAGATGGAGAAGGAGATCATCCGCGACGCCCTGGAGCAGCACGGCGGCGTGGTGCGCCGCGCGGCCGCCGCCCTGGAGATGGACCCGGTGACGCTCGGCCGCCGGGTGCGCCGCCACGGGCTGCTCGCCAAGGACTCGTGA
- a CDS encoding sigma-54 interaction domain-containing protein — translation MAKRVQTQAGGHPALASLLEVSQALAGAADLRAALHRVLERLERYHGVQRGTVTLMDPTTQDLYIEASIGLSAEGRNVRYKMGEGITGRVVESGKPVVVPEISREPLFLHRAFRGRQNGPQEFSFICVPISVNRKPVGAFGVDLRHDKARDFAEETRLFGVIASMIGQALAAHRLLEDERKRLLEENTTLRQELRERYDFSNIIGTSGPMRQVYEQIHQVARTNTTVLIRGESGTGKELIAHALHYNSTRAKKPFIKVNCAALPETLIESELFGYEKGAFTGAMARKRGRFELAEGGTLFLDEIGEVNLATQVKLLRVLQEREFERVGGTETLKSNVRLIAATNKDLETAISEKSFREDLYYRLNVFTLFIPPLRERKSDLLLLADHFVAKYAREHGKNIRRISTPAIDMLVSYHWPGNVRELENIIERSVLVCDGNAIHGHHLPPTLQTAEEASEANPNTSLADAVQQFEKDMLLDTLKTTRGNRAKAARLLRTTERIINYKVTKYEIDCSRFQT, via the coding sequence ATGGCGAAGCGAGTCCAGACCCAGGCGGGAGGGCACCCCGCGCTGGCGAGCTTGTTGGAGGTGAGTCAGGCCCTGGCCGGCGCGGCGGACCTGCGGGCGGCGCTGCACCGGGTGCTCGAGCGGCTCGAGCGCTACCACGGCGTGCAGCGCGGCACGGTGACACTGATGGATCCCACCACGCAGGACCTCTACATCGAGGCCTCCATCGGTTTGAGCGCCGAGGGCCGCAACGTGCGCTACAAGATGGGCGAGGGCATCACCGGGCGCGTGGTGGAGAGCGGCAAGCCGGTGGTGGTGCCGGAGATCAGCCGCGAGCCGCTCTTCCTGCACCGCGCCTTCCGGGGCCGGCAGAACGGGCCCCAGGAGTTCTCCTTCATCTGCGTGCCCATCTCCGTCAACCGCAAGCCCGTGGGCGCCTTCGGCGTGGACCTGCGCCATGACAAGGCGCGCGACTTCGCCGAGGAGACGCGCCTGTTCGGCGTCATCGCGTCCATGATCGGCCAGGCGCTCGCGGCGCACCGGCTGCTGGAGGACGAGCGCAAGCGGCTGCTCGAGGAGAACACCACGCTGCGCCAGGAGCTGCGCGAGCGCTACGACTTCTCCAACATCATCGGGACGAGCGGCCCGATGCGCCAGGTGTACGAGCAGATCCACCAGGTGGCGCGCACCAACACCACGGTGCTCATCCGCGGCGAGTCCGGCACCGGCAAGGAGCTCATCGCCCACGCCCTGCACTACAACTCCACGCGCGCCAAGAAGCCCTTCATCAAGGTCAACTGCGCCGCCCTGCCCGAGACGCTCATCGAGTCCGAGCTCTTCGGCTACGAGAAGGGCGCCTTCACCGGCGCCATGGCCCGAAAGCGCGGCCGCTTCGAGCTGGCCGAGGGCGGCACGCTCTTCCTCGACGAGATTGGAGAGGTGAACCTGGCCACCCAGGTGAAGCTCCTGCGCGTGCTCCAGGAGCGCGAGTTCGAGCGCGTGGGCGGCACCGAGACGCTCAAGAGCAACGTGCGCCTCATCGCCGCCACCAACAAGGACCTGGAGACGGCCATCTCCGAGAAGAGCTTCCGCGAGGACCTCTACTACCGCCTCAACGTCTTCACCCTCTTCATCCCGCCCCTGCGCGAGAGGAAGAGCGACCTGTTGCTGCTCGCCGACCACTTCGTGGCCAAGTACGCGCGCGAGCACGGCAAGAACATCCGCCGCATCTCCACCCCCGCCATCGACATGCTCGTGAGCTACCACTGGCCCGGCAACGTGCGCGAGCTGGAGAACATCATCGAGCGCTCGGTGCTCGTGTGCGACGGCAACGCCATCCACGGCCACCACCTGCCCCCCACCCTGCAGACCGCCGAGGAGGCCTCCGAGGCCAACCCCAACACCTCGCTCGCCGATGCCGTGCAGCAGTTCGAGAAGGACATGCTGCTCGACACGCTCAAGACGACCCGCGGCAACCGCGCCAAGGCCGCGCGCCTCCTGCGCACCACCGAGCGCATCATCAACTACAAGGTCACCAAGTACGAGATCGACTGCTCGCGCTTCCAGACCTGA
- the tkt gene encoding transketolase — MTHDKTDWLCINTIRTLAMDAVEKAHSGHPGAPMALAPVAYQLWQQELRYDPTFPVWPNRDRFILSNGHASMLLYALLHLTGVRRIDSEDSVQDQVAVSIEDLQKFRQLDSSTPGHPEYRWTSGVETTTGPLGQGVSNSVGMAIASRWLADNYNRPGFELFDYDVWAICGDGDMMEGVASEAASLAGHLKLPNLCWVYDSNHISIDGGTDLAFTEDVGRRFEAYGWRVLKVADANDLSALSQAFRTFKQERGLPTLIIVTSRIGFGAPKKEGTKEAHGEALGPDEIKGAKRNYGWPEDAQFLVPEGVRERFAEGVGARGKQLRTEWQARLEAYGKQFPEQAEQLKRMQRHELPEGWDKELPVFPPDAKGLATRESSGKVLNALAKGYPWLVGGSADLNPSTKTYITASSPLRPGEYAGRNIHYGVREHAMGAVTNGLTLSRLRGYSATFLIFSDYERPAIRLSSIMEIPSIHIFTHDSIGVGEDGPTHQPIEQLASLRAIPGLIVMRPGDANEVTEAWRVIAPLKHQPVVLVLTRQPLPTLDRTRYAPASGVAKGAYILADSEGTPDVILIATGSEVPLCVEAYEKLKAEGIKARVVSMPSWELFEQQDEAYREKVLPKGVTARVSVEQAAAFGWERWVGHAGKVIGMRTFGASAPLKSLLQKFGFSVDKVIEAAREVMQSNKK, encoded by the coding sequence ATGACCCACGACAAGACTGACTGGCTTTGCATCAACACCATCCGCACCCTCGCCATGGATGCGGTGGAAAAGGCCCACTCCGGACATCCCGGCGCCCCCATGGCGCTCGCGCCCGTGGCCTACCAGCTCTGGCAGCAGGAGCTGCGCTACGACCCCACCTTCCCCGTCTGGCCCAACCGCGACCGCTTCATCCTGTCCAACGGCCACGCCTCCATGCTGCTCTACGCCCTGTTGCACCTCACGGGCGTGCGCCGCATCGACTCCGAGGACAGCGTGCAGGACCAGGTGGCGGTGTCGATCGAGGACCTCCAGAAGTTCCGCCAGCTGGACAGCTCCACCCCCGGCCACCCCGAGTACCGCTGGACGAGCGGCGTGGAGACCACCACCGGCCCGCTCGGCCAGGGCGTGTCCAACTCCGTGGGCATGGCCATCGCCAGCCGCTGGCTCGCGGACAACTACAACCGCCCGGGCTTCGAGCTGTTCGACTACGACGTCTGGGCCATCTGCGGCGATGGCGACATGATGGAGGGCGTGGCCTCCGAGGCCGCCTCGCTCGCCGGCCACCTCAAGCTGCCCAACCTGTGCTGGGTGTATGACAGCAACCACATCAGCATCGACGGCGGCACGGACCTGGCCTTCACCGAGGACGTGGGCCGCCGCTTCGAGGCCTACGGCTGGCGCGTGCTCAAGGTGGCCGACGCCAACGACCTGAGCGCCCTGTCCCAGGCCTTCCGCACCTTCAAGCAGGAGCGCGGCCTGCCCACGCTCATCATCGTGACGAGCCGCATCGGCTTCGGCGCGCCCAAGAAGGAAGGCACCAAGGAGGCCCACGGCGAGGCCCTGGGCCCGGATGAAATCAAGGGCGCCAAGCGCAACTACGGCTGGCCCGAGGACGCGCAGTTCCTGGTCCCCGAGGGCGTGCGCGAGCGCTTCGCCGAGGGCGTGGGCGCGCGCGGCAAGCAGTTGCGCACCGAGTGGCAGGCCCGTCTGGAGGCCTACGGCAAGCAGTTCCCCGAGCAGGCCGAGCAGCTCAAGCGCATGCAGCGCCACGAGCTGCCGGAGGGCTGGGACAAGGAATTGCCCGTGTTCCCCCCGGACGCCAAGGGCCTGGCCACGCGCGAGTCCAGCGGCAAGGTGCTCAACGCCCTGGCCAAGGGCTACCCGTGGCTCGTGGGCGGCTCGGCGGACCTGAACCCCTCCACCAAGACGTACATCACGGCCTCCAGCCCCTTGCGGCCGGGCGAGTACGCCGGGCGCAACATCCACTACGGGGTGCGCGAGCACGCCATGGGCGCCGTCACCAACGGCCTGACGCTCAGCCGGCTGCGCGGCTACAGCGCCACGTTCCTCATCTTCAGTGACTACGAGCGGCCCGCCATCCGCCTGTCCTCCATCATGGAGATCCCCAGCATCCACATCTTCACCCACGACTCCATCGGCGTGGGCGAGGACGGCCCCACCCACCAGCCCATCGAGCAGCTGGCGAGCCTGCGCGCCATCCCCGGCCTCATCGTGATGCGCCCCGGCGACGCCAACGAGGTGACCGAGGCCTGGCGGGTCATCGCTCCGCTCAAGCACCAGCCGGTGGTGCTCGTGCTCACGCGCCAGCCGCTGCCCACGCTGGACCGCACCAGGTACGCCCCCGCCTCGGGCGTGGCCAAGGGCGCCTACATCCTCGCGGACAGCGAGGGCACCCCGGACGTCATCCTCATCGCCACGGGCAGCGAAGTGCCCCTGTGCGTGGAGGCCTACGAGAAGCTCAAGGCCGAGGGCATCAAGGCGCGCGTGGTGAGCATGCCCTCGTGGGAGCTGTTCGAGCAGCAGGACGAGGCCTACCGCGAGAAGGTGCTGCCCAAGGGCGTCACCGCGCGCGTGTCCGTGGAGCAGGCCGCGGCGTTCGGCTGGGAGCGCTGGGTGGGCCACGCCGGCAAGGTCATCGGCATGCGCACCTTCGGCGCCTCCGCGCCCCTGAAGTCCCTGCTGCAGAAGTTCGGCTTCTCCGTGGACAAGGTCATCGAGGCCGCGCGTGAGGTGATGCAGTCCAACAAGAAGTAA